One Loxodonta africana isolate mLoxAfr1 chromosome 8, mLoxAfr1.hap2, whole genome shotgun sequence DNA window includes the following coding sequences:
- the PTN gene encoding pleiotrophin isoform X2 yields MQSQQYQQQRRKLAAAFLAFIFILAAVDNAEAGKKEKPEKKMKKSDCGEWQWSVCVPTSGDCGLGTREGTRTGAECKQTMKTQRCKIPCNWKKQFGAECKYQFQAWGECDLNTALKTRTGSLKRALHNADCQKTVTISKPCGKLTKAKPQESKKKKKEGKKQEKMLD; encoded by the exons ATGCAGTCCCAACAGTACCAGCAGCAGCGTCGAAAATTAGCAGCTGCCTTCTTGGCATTCATTTTCATTTTGGCAGCTGTGGACAATGCTGAAGCagggaagaaagagaaaccag aaaaaaaaatgaagaagtctGACTGTGGAGAGTGGCAGTGGAGTGTGTGTGTGCCCACCAGTGGAGACTGTGGGCTGGGCACCCGGGAGGGCACCAGGACCGGAGCCGAGTGCAAGCAAACAATGAAGACCCAGCGATGTAAGATCCCCTGCAACTGGAAAAAGCAGTTCGGAG CGGAGTGCAAATACCAGTTCCAAGCCTGGGGAGAGTGCGACCTGAATACTGCCCTGAAGACCAGAACCGGCAGCCTGAAGCGAGCCCTGCACAACGCCGATTGCCAGAAGACTGTCACCATCTCCAAGCCCTGTGGGAAGCTGACCAAGGCCAAACCTCAAG